A genomic stretch from Calidithermus timidus DSM 17022 includes:
- a CDS encoding nucleoside triphosphate pyrophosphohydrolase family protein, which produces MKVESFEHYQRESRRTWNLVHTDHPIVYPTLGLANEAGEVAGKVKKLFRDKGGQIGEADREALKQELGDVLWYLAQIATELGLSLQEIAEANLEKLKSRLERGQIKGEGDNR; this is translated from the coding sequence GTGAAGGTGGAGAGCTTCGAACACTACCAGCGTGAGTCGCGCAGGACCTGGAACCTGGTCCACACCGACCACCCCATCGTCTACCCCACCCTTGGCCTGGCCAACGAGGCGGGCGAGGTAGCCGGCAAGGTCAAGAAGCTCTTTCGCGATAAGGGTGGACAGATCGGCGAGGCCGACCGCGAAGCGCTGAAGCAGGAGCTGGGGGATGTGCTGTGGTACTTGGCTCAAATCGCCACCGAGCTGGGTTTGAGCCTGCAGGAGATCGCCGAGGCCAACCTCGAAAAGCTCAAAAGCCGCCTCGAGCGCGGCCAGATCAAAGGCGAGGGCGACAACCGCTGA
- a CDS encoding pyridoxal phosphate-dependent aminotransferase — translation MPAELHPRTKITTESIFSRMSRLALQHGAINLGQGFPSNPPPAFLLEAARKAVGKVDQYTPPFGLPSLREALAEDLGVSPEDIVITAGATEALSSLADSLYGEGDEVVMLEPYFDAYLPQTLMVGARPVLVPMRLTDGWELDLEALERAITPRTRALLINSPYNPTGSIFSREELEAIVALARKHELWIISDEVYDELYFGAPPTPLRTLAPERVFTVGSAGKRLEATGWRIGWIVTPPGLAPAVTGMRQWSSFCSAAPLQAAVAQALPVARAEGFYQQLRESYRQRKDLLAQGLQAMGLEVFEPAGTYFLTARMPGLSAESLVQQAKVALIPGSAFYASSPPPEGLVRFAFCKAPEEIARALEQLERFLKIQG, via the coding sequence ATGCCCGCTGAGCTCCATCCCCGCACCAAGATCACCACCGAGAGCATCTTCTCCCGGATGAGCCGCCTGGCCCTCCAGCACGGCGCGATCAACCTGGGCCAGGGCTTCCCCTCCAACCCGCCGCCCGCCTTCTTGCTCGAGGCCGCCCGCAAGGCGGTGGGAAAGGTAGATCAGTACACCCCGCCCTTCGGCCTGCCCAGTCTGCGCGAGGCCCTGGCCGAGGATTTGGGGGTCTCGCCCGAGGACATCGTGATCACCGCCGGGGCCACCGAGGCGCTGTCCTCGCTGGCCGACTCCCTCTACGGCGAGGGTGACGAGGTGGTGATGCTCGAGCCCTACTTCGACGCCTACCTGCCCCAAACGCTGATGGTGGGTGCCAGGCCCGTGCTGGTGCCCATGCGCCTGACGGACGGCTGGGAACTCGATCTGGAGGCACTCGAGCGCGCCATCACCCCGCGCACCCGGGCCCTGCTGATCAACAGCCCCTACAACCCCACCGGCTCGATCTTCTCGCGGGAAGAGCTCGAGGCCATCGTAGCCCTGGCCCGCAAACACGAGCTTTGGATCATCAGCGACGAAGTATATGACGAGCTGTACTTCGGAGCACCGCCCACCCCCCTGCGCACGCTGGCTCCTGAGCGGGTGTTCACGGTGGGTTCGGCAGGAAAGCGGCTCGAGGCCACCGGTTGGCGCATCGGATGGATCGTCACCCCGCCCGGCCTGGCTCCCGCCGTCACCGGAATGCGCCAGTGGTCAAGTTTCTGCTCGGCGGCCCCCCTACAAGCCGCCGTTGCCCAGGCCCTGCCCGTCGCTCGAGCCGAGGGCTTTTACCAGCAACTTCGGGAGAGTTACCGCCAGCGCAAGGACCTGCTCGCGCAGGGGCTGCAGGCCATGGGCCTGGAGGTCTTCGAGCCGGCGGGCACCTATTTCCTGACCGCCCGCATGCCGGGTTTGAGCGCTGAGAGCCTGGTGCAGCAAGCCAAGGTCGCCCTCATCCCCGGCAGCGCTTTCTACGCCTCTAGTCCACCCCCCGAGGGGCTCGTCCGCTTTGCCTTCTGCAAGGCCCCCGAGGAGATCGCGCGGGCGTTGGAGCAGCTCGAGCGCTTCCTGAAGATCCAGGGCTGA